A single genomic interval of Trichosurus vulpecula isolate mTriVul1 chromosome 6, mTriVul1.pri, whole genome shotgun sequence harbors:
- the LOC118852783 gene encoding 60S ribosomal protein L37a-like, which translates to MAKRTKKVGIVGKYGTRYGASLRKMVKKIEISQHAKYTCSFCGKTKMKRRAVGIWHCGSCMKTVAVGAWTYNTTSTVTVKSAIRRLKELKDQ; encoded by the coding sequence ATGGCTAAACGCACCAAGAAGGTTGGAATTGTTGGTAAATATGGAACACGTTATGGTGCATCCCTcagaaaaatggtgaagaaaattgaaattagccAACATGCCAAGTATACCTGCTCCTTCTGTGGCAAGACCAAAATGAAGAGACGGGCTGTGGGTATCTGGCATTGTGGATCCTGTATGAAAACTGTAGCTGTTGGTGCATGGACCTACAATACCACCTCTACAGTCACAGTCAAATCTGCCATCAGAAGACTGAAGGAATTGAAAGACCAGTAA